A single region of the Acidobacteriota bacterium genome encodes:
- a CDS encoding cohesin domain-containing protein: MPRSVSFLAGQAGDESIGLRGTVLGPTLEVEIYAAGVQDLYGLGFELLFPANLLRYEGVDDGVFPSLEAQESASGQLVVGATHLGSVAGLNGGGTVAVVRFTAFANGSGSLDFSSQEAFDRFGDRLALSWVGGSVEVDL; this comes from the coding sequence GTGCCGCGGAGTGTCAGCTTCCTGGCGGGCCAGGCCGGGGACGAGTCGATCGGCCTGCGGGGCACCGTGCTGGGGCCGACGCTCGAGGTCGAAATCTACGCCGCCGGTGTCCAGGATCTGTACGGCCTGGGCTTTGAACTCCTGTTCCCCGCCAACCTGCTGCGCTACGAGGGGGTGGACGACGGCGTGTTCCCAAGCCTTGAGGCCCAGGAATCCGCGTCAGGCCAGCTTGTCGTCGGCGCCACCCATCTCGGGTCGGTGGCGGGTCTGAACGGCGGCGGCACGGTCGCTGTCGTCCGCTTCACGGCGTTCGCCAATGGCAGCGGAAGTCTGGACTTCAGTTCCCAGGAGGCCTTCGACAGGTTCGGCGATCGCCTCGCCCTGAGCTGGGTGGGGGGCTCGGTCGAAGTCGACCTCTGA
- the def gene encoding peptide deformylase: protein MSVLPIRLYPDPVLRVQCAPVEDFGSDLRRLAADMIETMHEAPGVGLAAPQVGVALRVAVVDATAGMDPDAVRVLVNPRVVDSAGVDTDTEGCLSIPDFTEKVTRPATVRVAAVDLEGVPFELNAEELEARVIQHELDHLDGVLFVDRLRGLRRQRARSFLRRLRAEEAVHAGGGL, encoded by the coding sequence ATGTCCGTTCTTCCGATCCGTCTCTACCCGGACCCCGTGCTGCGGGTGCAGTGCGCGCCCGTCGAGGACTTCGGCTCCGATCTCAGGCGTCTGGCTGCGGACATGATCGAGACGATGCACGAGGCGCCCGGCGTCGGCCTTGCCGCGCCCCAGGTCGGTGTCGCACTGCGGGTAGCGGTGGTCGATGCGACGGCCGGAATGGACCCTGACGCGGTACGGGTCCTGGTGAATCCGCGAGTCGTCGATTCGGCCGGCGTGGACACGGACACGGAAGGTTGTCTGTCGATCCCCGACTTCACGGAGAAGGTCACTCGGCCAGCCACGGTTCGGGTCGCAGCCGTCGACCTGGAGGGCGTTCCCTTCGAGTTGAACGCCGAGGAGCTCGAGGCGCGGGTCATTCAGCACGAGTTGGACCACCTGGACGGCGTGTTGTTCGTCGATCGGCTGCGTGGGCTGCGACGACAGCGGGCCAGGAGCTTTCTCCGCCGGCTGCGCGCGGAAGAGGCCGTCCACGCCGGCGGTGGCCTCTGA
- a CDS encoding thiamine phosphate synthase, with the protein MSRRPEVPTLLAISDRRLCGGASGLERWARSLPDGAAVQLREKDLDPTARTEIGYTLREAVSGLLIINGSLDVAVDCRADGVHLRSDQPWAEIAPSIQARGLLLGVSTHSRRELEAAAVAGADYALFGPVFASPEKLRFGAPQGVERLKRAAQGRVPILAVGGVDPSNAPDLVRVGAHGVAAIRAFSEPDTAAALARAWALATGTLPPP; encoded by the coding sequence ATGAGTCGAAGGCCCGAAGTCCCTACGCTGCTGGCCATCAGCGACCGGCGCCTGTGCGGCGGAGCATCCGGATTGGAACGCTGGGCCCGCTCGCTGCCAGACGGGGCCGCGGTCCAGCTGCGCGAGAAGGACCTCGACCCCACCGCACGGACGGAGATCGGCTACACCCTGCGCGAGGCGGTTTCCGGTCTTCTCATCATCAACGGCAGTCTCGATGTGGCAGTCGACTGCCGGGCCGACGGCGTCCACCTGCGGTCGGATCAGCCGTGGGCTGAAATCGCCCCGTCGATCCAGGCGCGCGGCCTGCTGCTCGGCGTCTCGACGCACAGCCGCCGGGAGCTGGAAGCGGCCGCCGTTGCCGGCGCCGACTACGCTCTTTTCGGCCCTGTCTTTGCCTCGCCCGAGAAGCTCCGGTTCGGCGCGCCTCAGGGCGTCGAACGCCTGAAGCGGGCCGCGCAGGGTCGCGTCCCGATCCTCGCCGTCGGCGGTGTCGATCCCTCGAACGCACCCGACCTGGTGCGCGTCGGAGCGCATGGCGTGGCTGCGATCCGCGCCTTCTCCGAGCCCGACACGGCGGCCGCTCTTGCCAGGGCGTGGGCGCTAGCGACTGGTACGCTCCCCCCCCCGTGA
- the lspA gene encoding signal peptidase II: MKARLLVVSAFVLALDQWTKLWIEASLEVHGRSPVVPGFFDLVHVQNTGIAFGLFPADRELAGTLLLIALGCAALIVVSLYFRSTSEREPLLLLSLALVLGGAVGNLADRVLLRAVTDFIDVYVGAHHWPAFNVADSAVTVGIVLMLAHSFWPQVRRRSSAGRARRRGLVQARTPK; this comes from the coding sequence GTGAAAGCGAGACTCCTCGTCGTGTCTGCCTTCGTGCTGGCACTCGATCAATGGACCAAGCTGTGGATCGAAGCCAGCCTCGAAGTCCACGGACGATCGCCCGTCGTGCCAGGCTTCTTCGATCTGGTTCACGTGCAGAACACGGGCATCGCCTTCGGACTGTTTCCCGCCGACCGTGAGCTCGCGGGCACGCTGCTGCTCATTGCCCTGGGGTGCGCCGCGCTGATCGTCGTCTCTCTGTACTTCCGTAGTACGTCCGAGCGCGAGCCCCTCCTCCTGCTCTCCCTCGCATTGGTACTCGGCGGGGCCGTCGGCAACCTGGCGGACCGAGTTCTCCTGCGGGCCGTAACTGACTTCATCGACGTGTACGTCGGCGCTCACCACTGGCCAGCCTTCAATGTCGCGGACAGCGCGGTCACGGTTGGCATCGTGCTGATGCTGGCGCACAGTTTCTGGCCGCAAGTGCGGCGGCGATCGAGCGCGGGGCGCGCGCGACGCCGCGGGTTGGTACAGGCTCGTACACCGAAGTGA
- a CDS encoding RluA family pseudouridine synthase, whose protein sequence is MRVPASATGERIDRYLAKALDLTRSQVQRLLRNGLATVNGTAAKPSYLLRGEERIDYQVPTPPPTVLEPEAEPIRLLHQDEHLLVVDKPAGLIVHPGSGVRSGTLVNRLLHHHPEIGTVGSPARPGIVHRLDRGTSGVLAIARTDAAYRRLSQAFAEREVDKVYLAVVYGRPDPPNGTVELPIGRHPTVRTRMAVTSEARGGRPATTRYRVLGTGTGASLLEVELLTGRTHQIRVHCKAIGHPLVGDPAYGEQRWRSLPPSVRRPLRDFPRPALHARKLTLPSIAGLPPASSTAPVPGDLQVLCAACGLASSLPAEETRR, encoded by the coding sequence ATGCGGGTGCCGGCGTCCGCGACGGGCGAACGGATCGACCGCTACCTCGCGAAAGCGCTGGATCTGACCCGCAGCCAGGTTCAGCGGCTTCTGCGCAACGGCCTCGCGACCGTAAACGGAACTGCGGCGAAGCCCTCCTACCTTCTGCGCGGCGAGGAGCGGATCGACTACCAGGTTCCGACGCCTCCGCCTACGGTTCTCGAACCCGAGGCGGAGCCGATCCGATTGCTTCACCAGGACGAACACCTGTTGGTGGTCGATAAGCCGGCGGGGCTGATCGTTCACCCCGGCTCCGGCGTCAGGAGCGGCACGCTCGTGAACCGCCTTCTCCACCACCACCCCGAGATCGGGACCGTCGGATCGCCGGCGCGGCCCGGCATCGTCCACCGCCTGGATCGAGGCACGAGCGGCGTCCTCGCCATCGCCCGAACCGATGCGGCGTACCGGAGGTTGAGCCAGGCGTTCGCCGAGCGAGAGGTGGACAAGGTGTACCTGGCGGTCGTCTATGGCCGACCGGATCCACCAAACGGAACGGTCGAGCTACCGATCGGCCGCCACCCAACCGTCCGCACTCGCATGGCCGTTACGTCCGAAGCCCGGGGCGGCCGCCCCGCGACGACCCGCTACCGCGTACTCGGGACGGGCACCGGCGCCTCGCTGCTGGAAGTCGAGCTCCTGACCGGGAGAACTCACCAGATCCGCGTTCACTGCAAGGCGATCGGGCACCCTCTAGTCGGGGATCCGGCGTACGGCGAACAACGCTGGCGCAGCCTGCCGCCGTCCGTTCGACGGCCCCTGCGGGACTTCCCCCGCCCGGCGCTGCATGCCAGGAAGCTGACGCTTCCCTCCATCGCCGGCCTGCCTCCGGCCAGCTCCACCGCGCCGGTACCGGGCGATCTGCAGGTGCTCTGTGCCGCCTGCGGCCTGGCATCGAGCCTCCCCGCCGAGGAAACCCGGCGCTAG
- a CDS encoding polymer-forming cytoskeletal protein, translating to MAFFKKDLDDSAAEAALTPPGNVRSTSAAPARTYVAAGSHIEGTISGETEVLVDGSLDGSVKLEGRFVLGRRGRIQGDVAAHSVQVAGKVKGNVRATEKIEVATSGSIEGDLTAPLVSIAEGGVCNGRIEMSGTLAIGSPSGSRFGGEVAESGGS from the coding sequence ATGGCGTTCTTCAAGAAGGATCTCGACGACTCGGCGGCCGAGGCCGCACTGACGCCTCCGGGGAACGTGAGGTCGACATCAGCCGCGCCGGCCCGTACGTACGTGGCCGCCGGCTCCCACATCGAAGGCACGATCTCGGGCGAAACGGAGGTTCTGGTCGACGGTTCACTGGACGGGTCCGTGAAACTCGAGGGGCGCTTCGTTCTCGGTCGTCGAGGCCGGATCCAGGGTGACGTCGCGGCTCACTCGGTTCAGGTCGCCGGCAAGGTGAAGGGCAATGTCCGGGCCACGGAGAAGATCGAGGTGGCGACTTCGGGATCGATCGAGGGCGATCTGACGGCCCCCCTCGTCTCGATCGCCGAAGGAGGGGTCTGCAACGGCAGGATCGAGATGAGCGGAACGCTCGCGATCGGTTCCCCTTCCGGTTCGCGCTTCGGCGGCGAGGTCGCCGAGTCGGGCGGGTCCTAG
- a CDS encoding TIGR00266 family protein — MSDRIWYLATSGKQEGPFLAGEIVEKIRAGSVPRSAHVYREGLGNWAPVVSEPQFASAFGSSIPRPPGGIADEIDYVIVGEEMQFVEITLDPGEACVAEAGSFMYMDPGIEMNTIFGDGSERGGGGFMDKLLSAGKRVLTGESLFMTVFGNSAGARRNVAFASPYPGRIIPLDLTSHNNRILCQKDAFLCAAKGVSVGIAFQRKLGAGLFGGEGFILQKLEGDGLAFVHAGGTVVERDLAAGETLRLDTGCLVAFEQQVDYDIQMVSGIKTALFGGEGLFFASLTGPGKVWIQSLPFSRLASRVFAAAPQGGGASKGEGSVLGGLGGLVMGDRR, encoded by the coding sequence ATGAGCGACCGCATCTGGTACCTGGCCACCTCCGGCAAGCAGGAAGGGCCCTTTCTCGCCGGCGAGATCGTGGAGAAGATCCGCGCCGGCAGCGTTCCCCGAAGTGCGCACGTCTACCGTGAGGGCCTGGGCAACTGGGCGCCTGTGGTCAGTGAGCCGCAGTTCGCGTCGGCCTTCGGCAGTTCCATACCGCGACCGCCGGGAGGGATCGCGGACGAGATCGACTACGTCATCGTCGGCGAGGAGATGCAGTTCGTCGAGATCACCCTGGATCCAGGTGAGGCGTGCGTCGCGGAGGCCGGGTCGTTCATGTACATGGATCCCGGCATCGAGATGAACACGATCTTCGGCGACGGCTCCGAGCGAGGCGGCGGCGGCTTCATGGACAAGTTGCTCTCGGCCGGCAAGCGGGTCCTGACCGGCGAATCCCTGTTCATGACGGTGTTCGGAAACAGTGCCGGGGCCCGCCGCAACGTCGCCTTCGCGTCGCCGTATCCGGGGCGGATCATCCCCCTGGATCTGACCTCCCACAACAACCGCATCCTGTGTCAGAAGGACGCGTTCCTGTGCGCCGCCAAGGGTGTTTCGGTGGGCATCGCGTTCCAGCGCAAGCTGGGGGCCGGCCTGTTCGGCGGCGAGGGCTTCATCCTGCAGAAGCTCGAGGGAGACGGCCTGGCCTTCGTTCATGCGGGCGGTACGGTCGTCGAACGCGACCTCGCAGCCGGCGAGACGTTGCGGCTCGACACCGGCTGTCTGGTCGCGTTCGAACAGCAGGTCGACTACGACATCCAGATGGTGAGCGGAATCAAGACGGCGCTGTTCGGTGGCGAGGGGCTCTTCTTCGCTAGCCTGACCGGACCGGGAAAGGTGTGGATTCAGTCGCTTCCGTTCAGCCGCCTCGCGAGCCGGGTGTTCGCGGCCGCCCCTCAGGGCGGCGGAGCGAGCAAGGGCGAAGGCTCGGTGCTCGGTGGCCTGGGAGGCCTGGTGATGGGCGACCGGCGTTAG
- a CDS encoding glutaminyl-peptide cyclotransferase, producing the protein MRGCCVVLAFLLLPATGCAPAGSSGSLAEGAVSQSGEPPEHWRVEVLDRRPHDLEAYTQGLLWRGGVVYESTGSYGSSSLRAWRWSDGEELARVDLDPRLFGEGIALLADRVEAEQRVLQLTWRRGEALVWSLDPLRELSRIRYEGEGWGLAYDGSDLIMSDGTPSLSFRDPRTLDVRRRLRVTRQGMPLANLNELELVDDVLFANLYGSDEIAAIDLDSGAVIAVVDASGLLTDQEAAAADVLNGIAFRPDTGTFLLTGKYWPWVFEVRILGYDAPRPGS; encoded by the coding sequence ATGCGTGGCTGCTGCGTGGTTCTCGCCTTTCTCCTGCTCCCGGCCACCGGGTGCGCGCCCGCCGGGTCGAGCGGTTCGCTGGCGGAGGGAGCCGTTTCGCAGTCCGGGGAGCCCCCGGAACATTGGCGGGTCGAGGTGCTGGACCGCCGGCCGCACGACCTCGAGGCCTACACCCAGGGCCTTCTCTGGCGCGGCGGCGTGGTCTATGAGAGCACCGGCTCGTACGGGTCGTCCAGTCTTCGGGCGTGGCGCTGGAGTGACGGCGAAGAGCTGGCGCGCGTGGACCTGGACCCGAGACTGTTCGGCGAGGGGATCGCTTTGCTGGCCGATCGCGTGGAAGCCGAGCAGCGTGTCCTGCAGCTCACCTGGAGGCGTGGCGAGGCGCTCGTCTGGTCGCTCGATCCGCTGCGGGAGCTGAGCCGGATCCGGTACGAGGGCGAAGGCTGGGGCCTGGCCTACGACGGTTCGGACCTGATCATGAGCGACGGCACGCCGTCGCTGAGCTTCCGGGATCCCCGCACCCTTGATGTTCGTCGCCGGCTGCGGGTGACGCGGCAGGGCATGCCGCTCGCCAACCTGAACGAACTGGAGCTGGTCGACGACGTTCTGTTCGCGAACCTTTACGGGAGCGACGAGATCGCGGCGATCGACCTCGACTCCGGCGCGGTGATTGCCGTGGTCGACGCGTCGGGACTGCTGACGGACCAGGAGGCGGCAGCCGCCGACGTCCTGAACGGGATCGCCTTCCGGCCGGACACGGGGACCTTTCTGCTGACGGGCAAGTACTGGCCATGGGTGTTCGAGGTGCGGATCCTCGGCTACGATGCGCCTCGCCCCGGGAGTTGA
- a CDS encoding mechanosensitive ion channel family protein, whose product MNAAFLRRISLVAAGALLALAWFAFAQPSGDEPLVSPRDTMRVFLEAFVSEDGRPDLDAAAACLDLGDLPFPVRARQGRNLANELKHVIDRLEFVELQAIPDDGELERWVFSDELSVPLVLAPDGDGRWLFNRATVAAIPALYEEVRDRTVVEGVEEAPVTATMWLRDRIPETLRSGGFILYPWQWLALPVLLLLGFLIDRLVVWTAYGLLAKPLSRRYENLDLPGARRILRPTGLLGMAAAWWLGIQWLGLPARVDAWLDTILLVLLLLALGRAAFAQVDLLGTALKARASRSENRFQDQLVPVVTKTLKLAVSVFGAVFLIARLGGDVTALLAGLGLSGLAVALAAQDLLKNLFGSITVLLDRPFRVGDWIKVGDVEGVVEEVGFRSTRVRTFYASLITLPNARLIDASVDNYGARQFRRWSTRIQITYDTPPTSVDAFCEGIRQLVRENESMRQDAFEIHLNEFGVDGLEIMLYVFFLAPDWSTELRLRHDLALDILSLAERLGVRIAFPTRTIQLEPPSSDDSDA is encoded by the coding sequence ATGAATGCCGCCTTCCTGCGCAGGATCTCCCTGGTCGCCGCCGGCGCCCTGCTGGCTCTGGCCTGGTTCGCCTTCGCGCAGCCGTCCGGGGACGAGCCGCTGGTCAGTCCGCGGGACACGATGCGCGTCTTCCTCGAGGCGTTCGTGAGCGAAGATGGCCGTCCGGATCTGGATGCCGCGGCGGCCTGCCTGGACCTCGGCGATCTTCCGTTTCCCGTCCGTGCGCGCCAGGGCCGGAACCTCGCGAACGAGTTGAAACACGTGATCGACCGGCTCGAGTTCGTGGAGCTTCAGGCCATCCCCGACGATGGCGAACTCGAGCGGTGGGTGTTCAGCGACGAGTTGTCAGTGCCGCTCGTGCTGGCGCCCGACGGCGACGGTCGCTGGCTGTTCAACCGGGCCACGGTGGCGGCAATCCCGGCGCTGTACGAGGAAGTACGCGACCGGACCGTGGTCGAAGGCGTCGAGGAGGCGCCCGTCACTGCCACGATGTGGCTTCGGGACCGGATCCCGGAAACCCTTCGGAGCGGCGGCTTCATCCTTTATCCGTGGCAATGGCTCGCGCTGCCGGTACTGCTCCTGCTCGGCTTCCTGATCGACCGGCTCGTCGTCTGGACCGCCTACGGCCTCCTGGCGAAGCCTCTGAGCCGGCGCTACGAGAACCTCGACCTTCCGGGAGCCCGCCGCATTCTCCGCCCCACCGGGTTGCTGGGAATGGCGGCGGCGTGGTGGCTGGGAATCCAGTGGCTGGGCCTGCCGGCGCGGGTCGACGCCTGGCTCGACACGATCCTGCTCGTGCTCCTGCTGCTGGCGTTGGGGCGCGCCGCCTTCGCCCAGGTCGACCTTCTGGGGACGGCGCTCAAGGCACGCGCCAGCAGAAGCGAGAACCGCTTCCAGGACCAGTTGGTGCCGGTTGTCACGAAGACCCTGAAACTGGCCGTCAGCGTCTTCGGCGCTGTCTTCCTGATTGCCCGGCTGGGTGGAGACGTCACGGCCCTGCTCGCCGGCCTGGGCCTCAGCGGACTGGCGGTTGCGCTCGCGGCCCAGGACCTGCTGAAGAACCTCTTCGGCTCGATCACGGTGCTGCTCGACCGCCCGTTCCGCGTCGGCGACTGGATCAAGGTCGGCGACGTCGAAGGGGTCGTCGAGGAAGTCGGTTTCCGGAGCACACGCGTCCGGACGTTCTACGCCTCCCTGATCACGCTGCCCAACGCCCGCCTGATCGACGCTTCGGTCGACAACTACGGAGCGAGGCAGTTCCGCCGCTGGAGCACGCGGATCCAGATCACGTACGACACGCCGCCCACCAGTGTCGACGCGTTCTGCGAGGGCATCCGGCAGCTCGTTCGGGAGAACGAATCGATGCGCCAGGACGCCTTCGAGATTCACCTGAACGAGTTTGGCGTCGACGGGCTCGAGATCATGCTCTACGTCTTCTTCCTCGCCCCGGACTGGAGCACCGAACTCCGACTCCGCCACGATCTGGCCCTGGACATCCTGAGCCTTGCCGAGCGGCTGGGCGTGCGGATCGCCTTCCCCACGCGGACGATTCAGTTGGAGCCGCCGTCCAGCGACGATTCGGACGCCTGA
- a CDS encoding ATP-binding protein: MTNHTGERGGGAAARVIIFGLFVLTAILLAVERWPRDEEPPLPTPGQLAEMESAYQEMLLALQEDAERAAENVRRTGAIPLASAEARQRVFEELDRASRVGGRTLVLVDSDGLAQAWGGPGLRHDLPLDRLLPGGINQTAGFTAVSLYAAIDMSTGEGGWRLIVGSSFPTDTLPIATPFGLRRYGVRWSVRDHSAEPLTPGLEATGIRELAPPDGIPGPWLRLRFGPSSERQPGAAGSLAVAAAMIGAGLLLSWVFRRWRGRAPGRPRPAVGALGLGGVGAAVGYGLYRWQIWATDATGAPIDPGGSFGGPIEHWVVLLAGWVLLTGTVLWAAGWGDGRDWMHLLLTATAAALGVGLLVEVTHRPALRALLLEHVRGGLEGPEPGEVAALAEQTGSFVTTSDLRELALGDPNELDDHQDLALELWRRSPLAVSETFSALAAIRGNEVSTFSYGLPVDAETGELAVGSARWPSGNLPLWQERRSASGEATVASAGQEWGAVRFWTAALPRLDVWGTVTSGTGGELELRLLRGGPASPSRSNPPGEAVLAYIDGAGRPLVSRWDEDWLLPPPSEAVDPRRTMRVETPAGPALAWFSPSSLEGLWIVALLLEETMAERLWRIATVAARLVLALSAVAFAVLLISLPRAKRRGGFLPDFRRYSVRLTAVLALIAIVPLALLNGLLVRNLGARIQAEQEVAGRAALVSLEHVLTDFLLGLPPGFSMDAQLDDELLAWLAEVVGHEVNLYWRGSVYASSKPDLFTAGLMPKRIPGNVYSRLALLGHPTASRIQTAGQGVSYLELYQPVSLGEERPGESGLFVSVPLLAQQEAGTRELAALRRQALVITTALVLLLVIVGARLARGFTRPLMRMIDGADRIAGGAASLGFKPQETELRTLGAAIDGMAARIASTRAREEEAQRLEAWAEMARLIAHEVKNPLTPIRLSTEHLRRVWRDAPDRLDEVFERCTDNILYQVDELAHTAGEFGAYSRIPLARPEPGDLAAAVREVVDGYRRPPPAGVTVAFDSEVDRETARLPFDRRLMQRAVRNLLENALGASDGGGEVRVTVAPVDGGSALGVTVDDRGPGVSDPDLERIFEPYFSTSSGGTGLGLPIARRIVEEHGGTITAARRPKGGLSVRIVLPADQASESSLDGGSN; the protein is encoded by the coding sequence ATGACGAACCACACGGGCGAGCGCGGCGGGGGCGCTGCCGCGCGGGTGATCATCTTCGGACTGTTCGTACTGACGGCGATCCTGCTGGCGGTCGAACGATGGCCGCGGGACGAGGAACCGCCGCTTCCGACGCCCGGGCAGCTGGCCGAGATGGAGTCGGCGTACCAGGAGATGCTGCTGGCTCTGCAGGAGGACGCCGAGCGCGCGGCCGAGAACGTTCGTCGGACGGGGGCGATTCCGCTCGCGTCTGCGGAGGCCCGACAGCGCGTGTTCGAGGAGTTGGATCGGGCGAGCCGCGTCGGCGGCCGCACCCTGGTTCTGGTCGATTCGGATGGCCTGGCCCAGGCTTGGGGTGGACCGGGGCTGAGGCACGATCTTCCCCTCGACCGTCTGCTGCCCGGCGGCATCAACCAGACCGCCGGCTTCACGGCGGTCTCGCTGTACGCGGCCATCGACATGAGCACGGGGGAGGGAGGCTGGCGGTTGATCGTTGGCAGCAGCTTCCCGACGGACACGCTGCCGATTGCCACACCGTTCGGACTTCGGCGCTACGGCGTCAGATGGTCCGTACGGGACCACTCCGCGGAACCCCTGACGCCTGGCCTGGAGGCGACCGGCATTCGCGAGCTCGCTCCGCCGGACGGGATCCCGGGGCCCTGGCTGCGGCTGCGATTCGGGCCGTCCTCCGAACGGCAGCCGGGAGCCGCCGGCTCGCTCGCGGTGGCCGCGGCGATGATCGGCGCAGGCCTGTTGCTGTCCTGGGTCTTCCGCCGCTGGAGGGGTCGGGCACCGGGGAGGCCCCGGCCCGCGGTGGGGGCACTTGGTCTGGGCGGGGTGGGCGCGGCCGTGGGCTACGGCCTCTACCGGTGGCAAATCTGGGCAACCGACGCCACCGGAGCGCCGATCGATCCGGGAGGCTCGTTCGGAGGCCCGATCGAGCATTGGGTCGTCCTGTTGGCGGGTTGGGTTCTGCTGACCGGAACCGTGCTCTGGGCGGCCGGCTGGGGGGACGGTCGGGATTGGATGCACCTTCTGCTGACGGCCACGGCGGCGGCTCTCGGTGTCGGTCTACTCGTCGAAGTGACGCACCGACCTGCCCTGCGGGCGCTGCTGCTCGAGCATGTTCGAGGCGGTCTCGAGGGTCCGGAACCGGGAGAAGTCGCGGCGCTTGCGGAGCAAACCGGCTCCTTCGTCACGACGAGCGACCTGAGGGAACTGGCACTGGGCGATCCGAACGAACTCGACGATCACCAGGATCTGGCTCTGGAACTCTGGCGCCGGTCGCCCCTGGCCGTTTCCGAGACCTTTTCGGCTCTGGCGGCGATCCGGGGGAACGAGGTGTCGACCTTCTCCTACGGGTTGCCGGTGGACGCGGAGACGGGCGAACTCGCCGTTGGCAGCGCGCGTTGGCCGAGCGGCAATCTGCCGTTATGGCAGGAACGGCGCAGTGCATCGGGTGAAGCTACGGTGGCCTCCGCCGGTCAGGAGTGGGGGGCGGTTCGCTTCTGGACGGCGGCGTTGCCACGGCTCGACGTCTGGGGCACCGTCACCTCGGGGACCGGCGGCGAACTCGAGTTGCGCCTGCTGCGTGGAGGGCCGGCCAGTCCGAGCCGCTCCAATCCTCCGGGAGAGGCGGTTCTCGCGTACATCGATGGCGCGGGCCGCCCGCTCGTTTCACGCTGGGATGAGGACTGGCTGCTGCCGCCGCCGTCGGAAGCGGTCGATCCACGCCGAACGATGCGGGTCGAGACGCCGGCCGGACCCGCTCTGGCCTGGTTCAGCCCAAGCAGCCTCGAGGGCCTCTGGATCGTCGCTCTACTTCTCGAGGAGACGATGGCGGAGCGGCTCTGGCGGATCGCTACGGTCGCCGCCCGACTCGTGCTGGCATTGTCGGCGGTGGCGTTCGCCGTGTTGCTGATCAGCCTGCCGCGAGCGAAACGGCGCGGCGGCTTCCTTCCGGACTTCCGGCGGTACTCGGTCCGGTTGACGGCAGTGCTGGCTCTGATCGCGATCGTGCCGCTGGCGCTGCTCAACGGGTTGCTCGTCCGGAATCTGGGAGCGCGCATCCAGGCCGAGCAGGAGGTCGCCGGTCGAGCCGCCCTCGTGTCGCTCGAGCACGTCCTGACCGACTTCCTGCTCGGCCTGCCGCCGGGATTCTCGATGGACGCGCAGTTGGACGACGAACTCCTGGCCTGGCTGGCGGAAGTCGTCGGACATGAGGTGAACCTGTACTGGCGCGGCAGCGTCTACGCATCGAGCAAGCCGGACCTGTTCACCGCGGGCCTGATGCCAAAGCGCATCCCGGGCAACGTCTACAGCAGACTGGCGTTGCTCGGCCACCCGACCGCCTCGCGTATTCAGACGGCGGGCCAGGGCGTGTCCTACCTGGAGTTGTACCAGCCCGTGTCACTGGGTGAGGAGCGCCCGGGCGAGTCGGGGTTGTTCGTGTCCGTGCCGCTGCTGGCGCAACAGGAGGCGGGTACGAGGGAACTCGCCGCCCTGAGGCGGCAGGCGCTGGTCATCACGACGGCCCTCGTGCTGCTGCTGGTCATCGTCGGCGCACGGCTCGCGCGTGGTTTCACTCGCCCGCTGATGCGGATGATCGACGGTGCGGACCGAATCGCCGGCGGCGCGGCCTCCCTCGGCTTCAAGCCGCAGGAGACGGAACTCAGGACCCTCGGTGCCGCCATCGACGGCATGGCCGCCCGGATTGCATCGACGCGTGCGCGCGAGGAGGAGGCGCAGCGTCTGGAGGCGTGGGCCGAGATGGCGCGGCTGATCGCGCACGAGGTGAAGAACCCGCTGACCCCCATCCGTCTCTCGACCGAGCATCTGCGGCGGGTGTGGCGGGACGCACCGGATCGGTTGGACGAGGTCTTCGAGCGCTGCACCGACAACATCCTCTACCAGGTCGACGAGCTGGCGCACACGGCCGGGGAGTTCGGGGCGTACAGCCGGATTCCCCTGGCCCGGCCGGAGCCCGGGGATCTGGCGGCCGCGGTGCGGGAGGTGGTGGACGGCTATCGCCGCCCGCCGCCGGCGGGCGTGACGGTTGCCTTCGACTCGGAAGTGGACCGGGAGACGGCGCGGCTTCCGTTCGACCGGCGACTGATGCAGCGGGCGGTCCGCAACCTGCTGGAGAACGCCCTCGGCGCCAGTGACGGCGGCGGCGAGGTACGGGTCACCGTGGCGCCGGTCGACGGCGGCAGCGCGCTGGGCGTCACCGTCGACGACCGGGGGCCCGGTGTCTCGGACCCGGACTTGGAACGCATCTTCGAGCCCTACTTCTCGACCTCGAGCGGGGGTACCGGCCTGGGTCTCCCGATCGCTCGCCGGATCGTGGAGGAGCACGGCGGAACGATCACCGCTGCAAGAAGGCCGAAGGGGGGGCTCTCGGTCCGGATCGTCCTGCCTGCCGATCAGGCGTCCGAATCGTCGCTGGACGGCGGCTCCAACTGA